A genomic region of Fodinisporobacter ferrooxydans contains the following coding sequences:
- a CDS encoding zinc-dependent alcohol dehydrogenase, which yields MKAVVKTRPEPGFVEVIDVPIPKIKSDEVLVKIKSTGICGTDILLADWRYTGRYPVKPPIILGHEGAGEVVEVGGNVRGLKPGDRVGLEALLGCGQCHYCRRGYINLCPNWDHLGISFDGTFAEYIAFPAKGTHVLPQSISFDQGAFLEPISIVAQAMETNPVAVDDTVVIVGPGPLGLFTLQAAKAAGAAKVIMIGTSSDEKRLQIAKNLGADYVVDLGNTDAYKLVKDLTDGIGADVVFEAGGTTGAVEQAILMAHGAGKVFLLGFATEARINPLVQIVRQNLTIKGVVGSLPLHYETAIRWLENDTIRIEPMVGDHVFGLDQANRGFELMKEKQAGKVLFRIE from the coding sequence ATGAAAGCAGTAGTTAAGACACGTCCGGAACCAGGTTTTGTCGAAGTTATTGATGTTCCGATACCGAAAATAAAATCGGATGAAGTTCTGGTAAAGATAAAGTCCACTGGAATATGCGGAACGGACATTCTATTGGCCGATTGGAGGTATACGGGACGCTATCCGGTAAAACCGCCCATCATTCTTGGCCATGAAGGCGCTGGTGAAGTCGTCGAGGTGGGTGGAAACGTACGCGGTCTGAAACCTGGAGACCGTGTCGGGCTGGAGGCATTGCTAGGGTGCGGCCAGTGTCATTATTGCCGCAGGGGATATATTAATTTGTGTCCGAACTGGGACCATTTGGGCATTAGTTTTGACGGGACTTTTGCCGAATATATCGCATTCCCGGCGAAGGGGACTCACGTTTTGCCGCAAAGTATTTCTTTCGATCAAGGCGCTTTTCTAGAGCCGATTTCCATTGTTGCGCAGGCCATGGAGACAAATCCGGTCGCTGTGGATGATACAGTTGTCATCGTGGGGCCTGGTCCGCTCGGTCTGTTCACACTTCAAGCTGCGAAGGCTGCCGGGGCTGCAAAAGTTATCATGATCGGCACTTCTTCCGATGAGAAGCGTCTGCAGATTGCAAAGAATTTGGGCGCCGACTATGTGGTTGATCTCGGGAATACGGATGCGTATAAATTAGTGAAAGATTTAACTGACGGGATTGGCGCAGATGTTGTCTTTGAAGCCGGAGGGACGACCGGAGCCGTAGAACAGGCTATTTTGATGGCACATGGTGCAGGCAAGGTTTTTCTCTTGGGTTTTGCAACAGAAGCCAGGATAAATCCGCTGGTACAGATCGTACGTCAGAACCTGACGATTAAAGGCGTTGTTGGCAGCCTGCCCTTACATTATGAGACTGCCATCCGGTGGTTGGAAAACGATACGATTCGAATCGAGCCGATGGTTGGCGACCATGTTTTTGGACTTGACCAGGCGAATCGAGGGTTTGAACTCATGAAAGAAAAGCAGGCTGGGAAGGTGCTGTTCCGCATCGAGTGA
- a CDS encoding SDR family NAD(P)-dependent oxidoreductase → MKRSRQVAVVTGAGSGIGEAVCWRLAREGAQVLVADINPGAAETVAGAIANAGFQVLPQRVDVTSRNEVQAMIRKAESEFGRVDILANIAGILGPSAPVSEISEEDWDRVFDINLKGTFLCCQAVLDGMIKRGYGRIVNMASVAGKEGNPMLAPYASSKAGVIAFTKSLGKEIAKTGVTVNCISPTMIEGNMVKEMTDEYFQSLLAKIPMGRLGKREEVAGLVSYLVSDEAAFTTGQCYDISGGRSVY, encoded by the coding sequence ATGAAACGATCGAGACAAGTGGCTGTTGTTACGGGTGCCGGCAGTGGCATTGGCGAGGCGGTTTGCTGGAGGCTTGCCAGAGAGGGTGCCCAAGTGCTAGTAGCGGATATTAATCCTGGCGCTGCCGAAACAGTTGCCGGAGCCATTGCAAACGCCGGCTTTCAAGTATTGCCCCAGCGTGTTGACGTCACTTCGCGAAACGAAGTCCAAGCCATGATACGAAAAGCAGAGTCGGAATTTGGAAGGGTGGATATTCTCGCAAATATCGCCGGGATTCTCGGACCTTCCGCTCCCGTTAGCGAGATTTCGGAAGAGGATTGGGACAGGGTTTTCGATATCAACCTAAAAGGGACTTTCTTGTGTTGTCAGGCTGTTTTGGATGGGATGATCAAGCGGGGATATGGCCGGATCGTGAATATGGCCTCTGTCGCCGGAAAAGAAGGCAACCCGATGTTGGCGCCATACGCAAGTTCGAAGGCTGGGGTGATCGCTTTTACGAAGTCGTTGGGGAAAGAGATTGCGAAAACAGGTGTAACTGTAAACTGTATTTCACCGACTATGATAGAAGGAAATATGGTCAAAGAGATGACTGACGAGTATTTCCAGTCCTTGTTGGCAAAAATCCCGATGGGACGGCTGGGCAAACGGGAAGAGGTAGCCGGCTTGGTAAGTTATCTTGTGTCTGATGAGGCTGCATTCACCACCGGACAGTGCTATGACATAAGTGGCGGTCGTTCCGTTTATTAG
- a CDS encoding aldehyde dehydrogenase family protein produces MKAVSFINGEWIRPCNDGGSVYNPYTGEVIGERCDATPSDVEHALAATYAAKKDIANIPSHERAKILKKAAALLNVEKERFAKLISLELGKPLKNTLDEVSRSIETLELSGEEAKRLIGETLPGDPSERGTRAIAATFRVPVGVVAAITPFNAPLNLVCHKIGPAFAAGNSVIFKPASQTPFIAAELIKLLLQAGFPANAVNLIYGGREVVQQIVKDDRVNVISFTGGVVASKNICSLAGIKKVLLELGGNAATIVHEDADLARAAQMCARTGFSNSGQSCISVQRIYVHASIVSTFTELLKHEIAQLKIGDPLLPNTDIGCLVNETEAQRILDWIAEAVSQGATLLSGGKKYGATVEPTILLNPPKKSNVVCEEVFGPIVSILPYETIEEAIEATNDSSFGLQAGLFTNQMDLAYKVAHALEVGGVVINGTSNFRLDHWPYGGVKNSGIGREGPRYAVEDMTETKMIVYRLSE; encoded by the coding sequence ATGAAAGCAGTATCTTTTATAAATGGCGAATGGATCCGCCCATGCAACGATGGGGGTTCCGTGTACAATCCGTATACCGGGGAAGTGATCGGTGAGCGATGTGATGCAACGCCAAGCGATGTTGAACATGCATTGGCAGCAACTTACGCTGCCAAAAAAGATATTGCGAATATCCCGTCTCATGAACGGGCAAAAATTTTAAAAAAAGCCGCCGCACTATTAAATGTTGAAAAAGAAAGATTCGCCAAGCTGATTTCCCTTGAGTTGGGAAAACCTTTAAAAAATACACTTGACGAAGTGTCCCGTTCCATCGAAACACTCGAACTGTCAGGTGAAGAAGCAAAGAGATTAATCGGTGAAACGTTGCCCGGTGATCCTTCAGAAAGAGGAACAAGAGCGATTGCTGCAACCTTTCGTGTTCCGGTAGGCGTTGTTGCAGCTATTACGCCGTTTAATGCCCCGCTCAATCTCGTTTGTCACAAGATTGGTCCGGCGTTCGCAGCAGGCAACAGTGTCATTTTCAAGCCAGCTTCACAGACGCCGTTTATCGCCGCAGAATTAATAAAATTACTGCTGCAAGCCGGATTTCCTGCGAATGCTGTCAACTTGATTTATGGTGGAAGGGAAGTCGTGCAGCAAATTGTAAAAGATGACCGTGTCAATGTAATTTCCTTTACTGGCGGAGTCGTGGCCAGCAAAAATATCTGTTCTTTGGCAGGAATCAAAAAAGTACTGCTGGAACTGGGCGGGAATGCCGCGACGATTGTCCATGAAGACGCCGATTTGGCGCGTGCTGCCCAGATGTGTGCAAGAACCGGATTTAGCAATTCGGGACAAAGTTGTATTTCCGTTCAACGAATCTATGTCCATGCATCGATTGTAAGCACATTCACGGAATTGCTAAAACATGAAATAGCGCAATTGAAAATCGGTGATCCGTTACTGCCAAACACGGATATCGGATGTTTAGTGAACGAAACGGAAGCGCAGCGGATCTTGGATTGGATTGCAGAAGCGGTCAGCCAGGGCGCAACATTACTATCCGGCGGCAAAAAATATGGGGCGACAGTGGAACCGACGATTCTATTAAACCCGCCTAAGAAAAGCAACGTTGTTTGTGAAGAAGTGTTCGGTCCGATCGTCAGCATTCTTCCCTATGAGACGATTGAAGAGGCCATCGAGGCGACAAATGATTCATCATTCGGATTGCAGGCTGGGCTTTTTACAAACCAAATGGATTTAGCCTATAAAGTAGCTCACGCCCTTGAAGTGGGCGGTGTGGTGATCAATGGCACTTCCAATTTCAGACTGGATCATTGGCCTTATGGCGGCGTGAAAAACAGTGGAATTGGACGTGAAGGCCCTCGCTATGCGGTCGAAGATATGACAGAAACGAAAATGATTGTCTATCGATTATCTGAATAA